A region from the Vicia villosa cultivar HV-30 ecotype Madison, WI linkage group LG3, Vvil1.0, whole genome shotgun sequence genome encodes:
- the LOC131658559 gene encoding agamous-like MADS-box protein AGL80 codes for MARRKLKLAFIENNTARKSAYKNRKKGLVKKVDQLATLCGIEACAIIYGPDDHQPVVWPSPSGVQNVLSKFMTAPEFEQRKQMVNQDSFLNQRISKAQMKFKKQSRDNREKETTMLMFQCLDD; via the coding sequence ATGGCTAGAAGAAAGTTGAAACTCGCTTTCATTGAGAATAATACCGCAAGAAAATCAGCATACAAGAATAGGAAGAAGGGTTTAGTGAAGAAGGTTGATCAGCTAGCAACCCTTTGCGGTATCGAGGCTTGTGCAATAATTTATGGCCCCGACGATCATCAACCTGTAGTCTGGCCATCTCCGTCCGGAGTCCAAAATGTGCTTTCGAAATTCATGACAGCGCCTGAGTTTGAACAAAGAAAGCAGATGGTGAATCAAGATAGTTTTCTGAATCAAAGGATTTCAAAGGctcaaatgaaatttaaaaagCAATCGAGAGACAACCGAGAGAAAGAGACGACCATGCTGATGTTTCAATGCCTCGATGATTGA